A part of Astyanax mexicanus isolate ESR-SI-001 chromosome 2, AstMex3_surface, whole genome shotgun sequence genomic DNA contains:
- the scaf11 gene encoding protein SCAF11 isoform X4, giving the protein MPTGSKNGVQGVDNGSEDEENQRCPICLNTPSPSERAVPDGCSHFYCFNCILRWAQMVQVCPVDRRPFSAICKQNPLLGYIKIPVNTPSKVNTDVCNNKETVKAFLKEETTETDVNYRKRPLPELKCQRRETDCLAQKKKKVRRETCRSQLLSSQTQPGLSVQQGETLGMLTHVVTESVDPEEEPVDEEWRQCRRNVAENQWLPSSTHMTTSILSRRCPRAPVLPQTPQFTQSLSPCPLRSGFSVLYGKACAVTCPKGEGRKSTRGSASKNSVSQEQNVTSRRSSRRRKSGNEEPVSTKPQHLDSDSSSPAGSASSDMRASTSKGRQAGKQKPGNRRKGGAKKKTARKTLVESEDEGNEEEPEAGQGSQEEMGIDMEESTQELRTDGEAKEERETDEEAKENHDTDDDTDDETNADQGTHDAKADEGTDEEAREDQGTDEEAKEDQGTDEEVNADHGTDDEANEDQRTDEDAKSDHGTDVEAHADLESEEGEKVDTESDEEAHADPDEEAHADPESDEEEKADQSPYQKDVGVDMDASLSSVDSDGSAPKMDTEECEQASPLSEKQQDEEMEEDDTLKTEDNQACFQERLDSSDDDESEEEPAAPEGEQSIEKKKQLSPPCAEQVKVEGTTDTSAISTVQPQDTAAEISLDKTTDDDRITESETPVEADECKSETSEVSKPPVSNSSSPQHTSENSLPKDSDDLAVNLGTKPDESLGASGHQDNTESIPMDCDSPGSDDASLPFETVSENNSAVPAPEISSVNQIPSQEGEQKSKEQEPSSDSSKDQRSSDRRERSHRKSRFHSPTTTWSPKRESRGEGSRRSRSRDRDRDRDRDRDRSRNAGSPSRGRGRDHEEERGSSRRNRSRDRRSRRRSRSRSRSRSRSRSRSRNRQNRRSPSPERNDQGGQSPRKRDSWGGESWRGARNARNSSWRNNPERQNHFSSREGFNSSGNGSFHETSPDRGQSDVPSWVKERSWGAGDGRQREQENLDDAPADSWPRGGWGSERGRGGGGRGRGGQQRPFGMQGEPGADNWRQQRNSFSGTTNNAGSDSYSRFNENRPGGKRKESDSSDTPLDRSGWSSASSWAVRRTLPADVQSYYSRRERGPGTGGSIWNKQEDEQPAAGFSKQTDLPQSEPSTHLPNEAVPAPPAVVPQPLNVLGVLRYPLGPMVPRAPSVGPQPALFTMPPQIPVHMHPPGPPLPLPTMAVQGLPPPPPPPPPVQQGSITVLPADNLPQVITSFPMPAKPPLKVIPNKAVPLQVHPTSTPSVAQPSSTTQPPSHSKAHADSSKKEKKLQIQERAVSEVKAAIKPYYQKKDITKDEYKEIVRKAVEKVCHSKSGEVNADKVANLVKAYVDKYKHARKNKTDKI; this is encoded by the exons GTGTGCAGGGCGTAGACAATGGGTCAGAAGATGAGGAAAACCAGCGCTGTCCTATTTGTCTGAACACCCCCAGCCCTTCAGAGCGAGCTGTGCCTGATGGCTGCAGCCACTTCTACTGTTTTAACTGCATCCTGCGCTGGGCTCAG ATGGTGCAAGTCTGCCCAGTGGACCGGAGGCCATTTAGCGCAATCTGCAAGCAGAACCCTTTGCTGGGTTACATCAAG ATCCCTGTGAACACACCAAGCAAAGTAAACACTGATGTATGCAACAACAAAGAAACAGTGAAGGCGTTCTTAAA ggaggagacAACAGAAACAGATGTAAATTACCGGAAAAGACCCCTTCCTGAACTGAAATGTCAAAGAC GTGAAACTGATTGTTTGgcccagaagaagaaaaag GTGAGAAGAGAAACATGCCGCTCACAGCTGCTTTCTTCACAAACTCAGCCTGGGCTGTCAGTCCAGCAGGGGGAGACACTCGGCATGCTGACCCACGTTGT CACAGAGTCTGTAGATCCTGAGGAGGAACCAGTAGATGAGGAATGGAGACAGTGTCGGAGAAATGTGGCGGAAAACCAGTGGTTGCCTTCATCTACACACATGACAACAAG CATTCTTTCCAGACGCTGTCCTCGTGCTCCTGTTCTTCCTCAGACACCCCAGTTTACACAGTCACTCTCACCATGTCCACTGAGATCTGGATTTTCTG TTCTTTATGGAAAGGCTTGTGCGGTAACGTGCCCCAAAGGTGAGGGTAGAAAGAGCACCCGAGGGTCTGCATCCAAAAACTCTGTGAGTCAAGAACAGAACGTTACATCTCGCCGCTCTTCCAGGCGTAGAAAAAGTGGGAATGAGGAACCAGTATCCACTAAGCCTCAGCATTTGGACTCTGACTCTTCCTCGCCTGCTGGCAGTGCATCAAGTGACATGCGTGCTTCTACAAGCAAAGGAAGGCAGGCTGGGAAGCAGAAACCTGGTAACAGAAGGAAAGGGGGTGCAAAAAAGAAGACTGCCCGAAAGACATTGGTGGAAAGTGAAGATGAGGGCAATGAGGAAGAACCAGAAGCTGGACAGGGGAGTCAGGAAGAAATGGGAATTGATATGGAGGAGTCAACACAGGAATTGAGGACAGATGGGGAGGCAAAAGAAGAGAGGGAAACAGATGAAGAGGCTAAAGAAAATCACGACACAGATGATGACACAGATGATGAGACAAATGCAGATCAGGGGACACATGATGCAAAAGCTGATGAGGGGACAGATGAAGAGGCAAGGGAAGATCAGGGGACAGATGAGGAGGCAAAGGAAGATCAGGGGACAGATGAGGAG GTAAACGCTGATCATGGGACAGATGATGAGGCCAACGAAGATCAGAGAACAGATGAAGACGCAAAATCTGATCATGGGACAGATGTGGAGGCACATGCAGATCTGGAGTCTGAGGAGGGGGAAAAAGTAGATACAGAGTCTGATGAGGAGGCACATGCAGATCCAGATGAGGAGGCACATGCAGATCCGGAGTCTGATGAGGAGGAAAAAGCAGATCAGAGTCCATATCAAAAAGATGTAGGTGTTGATATGGATGCAAGTTTAAGTTCTGTAGATTCTGATGGAAGTGCACCTAAAATGGACACTGAAGAGTGTGAACAAGCTTCCCCTCTCAGTGAAAAACAGCAAGATGAAGAAATGGAGGAAGATGACACACTCAAGACAGAGGACAATCAGGCTTGTTTTCAAGAGAGGTTGGATTCTTCTGATGATGATGAATCTGAGGAAGAGCCAGCAGCGCCTGAGGGAGAACAGTCTATTGAAAAGAAAAAGCAACTGTCTCCTCCCTGTGCAGAGCAGGTAAAAGTAGAGGGTACTACTGACACCTCTGCCATTTCAACTGTCCAACCTCAGGATACTGCAGCAGAGATATCTTTAGACAAGACAACTGATGATGACAGAATAACAGAATCTGAAACTCCAGTTGAGGCTGATGAGTGTAAAAGTGAAACAAGTGAAGTCTCCAAGCCACCTGTGTCTAACAGCAGCTCACCTCAACATACAAGTGAAAACTCTTTGCCAAAAGACTCTGATGACCTTGCTGTGAATCTGGGGACAAAGCCAGATGAATCCCTGGGTGCCAGTGGTCATCAGGATAACACTGAATCCATTCCTATGGATTGTGACTCACCTGGCTCAGATGATGCTTCTCTTCCTTTTGAGACAGTCTCTGAGAATAATAGTGCTGTTCCTGCACCAGAGATCTCTTCTGTTAATCAGATCCCCAGTCAGGAGGGAGAGCAGAAGAGCAAGGAGCAGGAGCCTAGCTCTGACTCTTCAAAAGACCAGAGATCCTCGGACAGGAGAGAAAGAAGCCACCGAAAGTCTCGTTTCCACTCACCCACAACCACCTGGTCCCCTAAGAGGGAATCAAGAGGGGAGGGATCAAGAAGATCCCGGTCAAGGGATCGAGATCGTGACCGGGATCGAGATCGTGATCGCAGTCGTAATGCTGGGTCACCGTCCAGGGGTCGAGGCCGTGATCATGAAGAGGAGCGCGGCAGCTCCAGGCGGAACCGCAGTAGAGACAGACGAAGCAGGAGGCGTTCTCGCAGTCGTTCTAGAAGCCGCTCGAGGTCACGCTCGAGATCAAGGAACAGGCAGAACCGAAGAAGTCCTTCTCCAGAACGTAATGATCAAGGAGGGCAGTCGCCACGAAAGAGAGACTCTTGGGGAGGCGAAAGCTGGCGAGGTGCACGCAACGCCCGCAACTCTAGCTGGAGGAACAATCCAGAGAGACAGAATCACTTTTCATCAAGAGAGGGTTTCAACTCTTCAGGCAATGGCAGCTTTCATGAAACATCACCAGACAGAGGTCAGTCAGATGTTCCATCCTGGGTGAAGGAAAGGTCGTGGGGAGCTGGTGATGGCAGGCAGCGTGAACAGGAGAATTTGGATGACGCTCCTGCAGACTCTTGGCCTCGTGGTGGCTGGGGTTCTGAACGCGGCCGTGGTGGAGGTGGTCGTGGTCGGGGTGGGCAGCAGCGGCCCTTTGGTATGCAAGGGGAGCCTGGAGCAGATAACTGGCGGCAGCAGCGTAACTCTTTCTCAGGGACGACAAATAACGCAGGGAGTGACTCCTATAGTCGCTTCAATGAGAACAGACCTGGAGGAAAGAGGAAAGAGTCAGACTCCTCCGATACACCCTTGGATCGGTCTGGATGGTCTTCTGCTTCCAGCTGGGCAGTACGGCGAACCCTCCCTGCTGATGTACAGAGCTACTACTCGCGAAGAGAACGAGGTCCTGGGACAGGTGGGAGCATCTGGAACAAACAAGAAGACGAACAGCCTGCAGCCGGTTTCTCCAAACAAACAG ACCTTCCACAGAGTGAGCCAAGTACCCATCTACCTAATGAAGCAGTACCAGCCCCACCTGCTGTTGTACCCCAGCCGCTCAATGTCCTAGGGGTTCTGCGCTACCCTCTAGGGCCTATGGTACCCAGAGCCCCTTCTGTCGGCCCCCAGCCTGCTTTGTTTACCATGCCACCACAGATACCGGTACACATGCATCCTCCAGGCCCTCCTCTCCCTTTGCCCACCATGGCTGTACAGGGTCTGCCACCaccccctccaccacctccacctgtACAGCAAGGCAGCATCACAGTCCTTCCAGCTGACAACCTCCCTCAG GTCATTACAAGCTTCCCTATGCCAGCAAAGCCCCCTCTGAAAGTGATACCAAACAAGGCAGTGCCACTGCAAGTTCATCCTACCAGCACTCCCAGTGTAGCCCAGCCGTCATCCACTACACAGCCCCCTTCTCACAGCAAAGCCCATGCAGACAGCTCCAAGAAAGAGAAG AAGTTACAGATTCAGGAACGAGCAGTCAGTGAGGTGAAGGCAGCCATCAAGCCATACTATCAGAAGAAGGACATCACCAAGGATGAGTACAAGGAGATTGTACGCAAAGCTGTGGAAAAA GTCTGCCACAGCAAGAGTGGAGAAGTTAACGCTGATAAGGTGGCCAACCTCGTCAAAGCATACGTTGACAAATACAAGCACGCTCGCAAGAACAAAACGGACAAAATCTGA
- the scaf11 gene encoding protein SCAF11 isoform X1 yields the protein MPTGSKNGVQGVDNGSEDEENQRCPICLNTPSPSERAVPDGCSHFYCFNCILRWAQMVQVCPVDRRPFSAICKQNPLLGYIKIPVNTPSKVNTDVCNNKETVKAFLKEETTETDVNYRKRPLPELKCQRRETDCLAQKKKKVRRETCRSQLLSSQTQPGLSVQQGETLGMLTHVVTESVDPEEEPVDEEWRQCRRNVAENQWLPSSTHMTTSILSRRCPRAPVLPQTPQFTQSLSPCPLRSGFSVLYGKACAVTCPKGEGRKSTRGSASKNSVSQEQNVTSRRSSRRRKSGNEEPVSTKPQHLDSDSSSPAGSASSDMRASTSKGRQAGKQKPGNRRKGGAKKKTARKTLVESEDEGNEEEPEAGQGSQEEMGIDMEESTQELRTDGEAKEERETDEEAKENHDTDDDTDDETNADQGTHDAKADEGTDEEAREDQGTDEEAKEDQGTDEEAKEDQGTDDEVNADHGTDDEANEDQRTDEDAKSDHGTDVEAHADLESEEGEKVDTESDEEAHADPDEEAHADPESDEEEKADQSPYQKDVGVDMDASLSSVDSDGSAPKMDTEECEQASPLSEKQQDEEMEEDDTLKTEDNQACFQERLDSSDDDESEEEPAAPEGEQSIEKKKQLSPPCAEQVKVEGTTDTSAISTVQPQDTAAEISLDKTTDDDRITESETPVEADECKSETSEVSKPPVSNSSSPQHTSENSLPKDSDDLAVNLGTKPDESLGASGHQDNTESIPMDCDSPGSDDASLPFETVSENNSAVPAPEISSVNQIPSQEGEQKSKEQEPSSDSSKDQRSSDRRERSHRKSRFHSPTTTWSPKRESRGEGSRRSRSRDRDRDRDRDRDRSRNAGSPSRGRGRDHEEERGSSRRNRSRDRRSRRRSRSRSRSRSRSRSRSRNRQNRRSPSPERNDQGGQSPRKRDSWGGESWRGARNARNSSWRNNPERQNHFSSREGFNSSGNGSFHETSPDRGQSDVPSWVKERSWGAGDGRQREQENLDDAPADSWPRGGWGSERGRGGGGRGRGGQQRPFGMQGEPGADNWRQQRNSFSGTTNNAGSDSYSRFNENRPGGKRKESDSSDTPLDRSGWSSASSWAVRRTLPADVQSYYSRRERGPGTGGSIWNKQEDEQPAAGFSKQTDLPQSEPSTHLPNEAVPAPPAVVPQPLNVLGVLRYPLGPMVPRAPSVGPQPALFTMPPQIPVHMHPPGPPLPLPTMAVQGLPPPPPPPPPVQQGSITVLPADNLPQVITSFPMPAKPPLKVIPNKAVPLQVHPTSTPSVAQPSSTTQPPSHSKAHADSSKKEKKLQIQERAVSEVKAAIKPYYQKKDITKDEYKEIVRKAVEKVCHSKSGEVNADKVANLVKAYVDKYKHARKNKTDKI from the exons GTGTGCAGGGCGTAGACAATGGGTCAGAAGATGAGGAAAACCAGCGCTGTCCTATTTGTCTGAACACCCCCAGCCCTTCAGAGCGAGCTGTGCCTGATGGCTGCAGCCACTTCTACTGTTTTAACTGCATCCTGCGCTGGGCTCAG ATGGTGCAAGTCTGCCCAGTGGACCGGAGGCCATTTAGCGCAATCTGCAAGCAGAACCCTTTGCTGGGTTACATCAAG ATCCCTGTGAACACACCAAGCAAAGTAAACACTGATGTATGCAACAACAAAGAAACAGTGAAGGCGTTCTTAAA ggaggagacAACAGAAACAGATGTAAATTACCGGAAAAGACCCCTTCCTGAACTGAAATGTCAAAGAC GTGAAACTGATTGTTTGgcccagaagaagaaaaag GTGAGAAGAGAAACATGCCGCTCACAGCTGCTTTCTTCACAAACTCAGCCTGGGCTGTCAGTCCAGCAGGGGGAGACACTCGGCATGCTGACCCACGTTGT CACAGAGTCTGTAGATCCTGAGGAGGAACCAGTAGATGAGGAATGGAGACAGTGTCGGAGAAATGTGGCGGAAAACCAGTGGTTGCCTTCATCTACACACATGACAACAAG CATTCTTTCCAGACGCTGTCCTCGTGCTCCTGTTCTTCCTCAGACACCCCAGTTTACACAGTCACTCTCACCATGTCCACTGAGATCTGGATTTTCTG TTCTTTATGGAAAGGCTTGTGCGGTAACGTGCCCCAAAGGTGAGGGTAGAAAGAGCACCCGAGGGTCTGCATCCAAAAACTCTGTGAGTCAAGAACAGAACGTTACATCTCGCCGCTCTTCCAGGCGTAGAAAAAGTGGGAATGAGGAACCAGTATCCACTAAGCCTCAGCATTTGGACTCTGACTCTTCCTCGCCTGCTGGCAGTGCATCAAGTGACATGCGTGCTTCTACAAGCAAAGGAAGGCAGGCTGGGAAGCAGAAACCTGGTAACAGAAGGAAAGGGGGTGCAAAAAAGAAGACTGCCCGAAAGACATTGGTGGAAAGTGAAGATGAGGGCAATGAGGAAGAACCAGAAGCTGGACAGGGGAGTCAGGAAGAAATGGGAATTGATATGGAGGAGTCAACACAGGAATTGAGGACAGATGGGGAGGCAAAAGAAGAGAGGGAAACAGATGAAGAGGCTAAAGAAAATCACGACACAGATGATGACACAGATGATGAGACAAATGCAGATCAGGGGACACATGATGCAAAAGCTGATGAGGGGACAGATGAAGAGGCAAGGGAAGATCAGGGGACAGATGAGGAGGCAAAGGAAGATCAGGGGACAGATGAGGAGGCAAAGGAAGATCAGGGGACAGATGATGAGGTAAACGCTGATCATGGGACAGATGATGAGGCCAACGAAGATCAGAGAACAGATGAAGACGCAAAATCTGATCATGGGACAGATGTGGAGGCACATGCAGATCTGGAGTCTGAGGAGGGGGAAAAAGTAGATACAGAGTCTGATGAGGAGGCACATGCAGATCCAGATGAGGAGGCACATGCAGATCCGGAGTCTGATGAGGAGGAAAAAGCAGATCAGAGTCCATATCAAAAAGATGTAGGTGTTGATATGGATGCAAGTTTAAGTTCTGTAGATTCTGATGGAAGTGCACCTAAAATGGACACTGAAGAGTGTGAACAAGCTTCCCCTCTCAGTGAAAAACAGCAAGATGAAGAAATGGAGGAAGATGACACACTCAAGACAGAGGACAATCAGGCTTGTTTTCAAGAGAGGTTGGATTCTTCTGATGATGATGAATCTGAGGAAGAGCCAGCAGCGCCTGAGGGAGAACAGTCTATTGAAAAGAAAAAGCAACTGTCTCCTCCCTGTGCAGAGCAGGTAAAAGTAGAGGGTACTACTGACACCTCTGCCATTTCAACTGTCCAACCTCAGGATACTGCAGCAGAGATATCTTTAGACAAGACAACTGATGATGACAGAATAACAGAATCTGAAACTCCAGTTGAGGCTGATGAGTGTAAAAGTGAAACAAGTGAAGTCTCCAAGCCACCTGTGTCTAACAGCAGCTCACCTCAACATACAAGTGAAAACTCTTTGCCAAAAGACTCTGATGACCTTGCTGTGAATCTGGGGACAAAGCCAGATGAATCCCTGGGTGCCAGTGGTCATCAGGATAACACTGAATCCATTCCTATGGATTGTGACTCACCTGGCTCAGATGATGCTTCTCTTCCTTTTGAGACAGTCTCTGAGAATAATAGTGCTGTTCCTGCACCAGAGATCTCTTCTGTTAATCAGATCCCCAGTCAGGAGGGAGAGCAGAAGAGCAAGGAGCAGGAGCCTAGCTCTGACTCTTCAAAAGACCAGAGATCCTCGGACAGGAGAGAAAGAAGCCACCGAAAGTCTCGTTTCCACTCACCCACAACCACCTGGTCCCCTAAGAGGGAATCAAGAGGGGAGGGATCAAGAAGATCCCGGTCAAGGGATCGAGATCGTGACCGGGATCGAGATCGTGATCGCAGTCGTAATGCTGGGTCACCGTCCAGGGGTCGAGGCCGTGATCATGAAGAGGAGCGCGGCAGCTCCAGGCGGAACCGCAGTAGAGACAGACGAAGCAGGAGGCGTTCTCGCAGTCGTTCTAGAAGCCGCTCGAGGTCACGCTCGAGATCAAGGAACAGGCAGAACCGAAGAAGTCCTTCTCCAGAACGTAATGATCAAGGAGGGCAGTCGCCACGAAAGAGAGACTCTTGGGGAGGCGAAAGCTGGCGAGGTGCACGCAACGCCCGCAACTCTAGCTGGAGGAACAATCCAGAGAGACAGAATCACTTTTCATCAAGAGAGGGTTTCAACTCTTCAGGCAATGGCAGCTTTCATGAAACATCACCAGACAGAGGTCAGTCAGATGTTCCATCCTGGGTGAAGGAAAGGTCGTGGGGAGCTGGTGATGGCAGGCAGCGTGAACAGGAGAATTTGGATGACGCTCCTGCAGACTCTTGGCCTCGTGGTGGCTGGGGTTCTGAACGCGGCCGTGGTGGAGGTGGTCGTGGTCGGGGTGGGCAGCAGCGGCCCTTTGGTATGCAAGGGGAGCCTGGAGCAGATAACTGGCGGCAGCAGCGTAACTCTTTCTCAGGGACGACAAATAACGCAGGGAGTGACTCCTATAGTCGCTTCAATGAGAACAGACCTGGAGGAAAGAGGAAAGAGTCAGACTCCTCCGATACACCCTTGGATCGGTCTGGATGGTCTTCTGCTTCCAGCTGGGCAGTACGGCGAACCCTCCCTGCTGATGTACAGAGCTACTACTCGCGAAGAGAACGAGGTCCTGGGACAGGTGGGAGCATCTGGAACAAACAAGAAGACGAACAGCCTGCAGCCGGTTTCTCCAAACAAACAG ACCTTCCACAGAGTGAGCCAAGTACCCATCTACCTAATGAAGCAGTACCAGCCCCACCTGCTGTTGTACCCCAGCCGCTCAATGTCCTAGGGGTTCTGCGCTACCCTCTAGGGCCTATGGTACCCAGAGCCCCTTCTGTCGGCCCCCAGCCTGCTTTGTTTACCATGCCACCACAGATACCGGTACACATGCATCCTCCAGGCCCTCCTCTCCCTTTGCCCACCATGGCTGTACAGGGTCTGCCACCaccccctccaccacctccacctgtACAGCAAGGCAGCATCACAGTCCTTCCAGCTGACAACCTCCCTCAG GTCATTACAAGCTTCCCTATGCCAGCAAAGCCCCCTCTGAAAGTGATACCAAACAAGGCAGTGCCACTGCAAGTTCATCCTACCAGCACTCCCAGTGTAGCCCAGCCGTCATCCACTACACAGCCCCCTTCTCACAGCAAAGCCCATGCAGACAGCTCCAAGAAAGAGAAG AAGTTACAGATTCAGGAACGAGCAGTCAGTGAGGTGAAGGCAGCCATCAAGCCATACTATCAGAAGAAGGACATCACCAAGGATGAGTACAAGGAGATTGTACGCAAAGCTGTGGAAAAA GTCTGCCACAGCAAGAGTGGAGAAGTTAACGCTGATAAGGTGGCCAACCTCGTCAAAGCATACGTTGACAAATACAAGCACGCTCGCAAGAACAAAACGGACAAAATCTGA